From a region of the Feifania hominis genome:
- the rpmG gene encoding 50S ribosomal protein L33, protein MRVMITLACSECKQRNYNTKKNKKNTPDRLEMNKYCKFCKKHTLHKETK, encoded by the coding sequence ATGCGTGTTATGATCACCCTCGCCTGCAGCGAATGCAAGCAGAGAAACTACAACACAAAGAAAAACAAGAAAAATACTCCCGACAGACTGGAAATGAACAAGTACTGCAAGTTCTGCAAGAAGCACACGCTTCACAAAGAGACGAAGTAA
- the secE gene encoding preprotein translocase subunit SecE, which yields MAETKDTKNAMPEKKKKKPGLFKRIGKFFRESKSELKKVVWPTPKQVVNNTGVVLAMIVIIGAFVGALDFGLTMLLRAVV from the coding sequence ATGGCGGAAACCAAAGACACCAAAAACGCAATGCCCGAGAAGAAGAAAAAGAAGCCCGGCCTCTTTAAGAGAATCGGCAAGTTCTTCCGCGAGAGCAAAAGCGAGCTGAAAAAAGTCGTCTGGCCGACCCCGAAGCAGGTGGTCAACAACACCGGTGTGGTGCTTGCGATGATCGTGATCATCGGCGCCTTTGTCGGGGCGCTTGACTTCGGCCTGACCATGCTTCTCAGAGCGGTTGTGTGA
- the nusG gene encoding transcription termination/antitermination protein NusG: MADVAKWYVIHTYSGYENKVMTNLEKIVENRKLHDLIEDIKVPTEKVVEVRDNKSKEIERKVFPGYVLVKMVMTDESWYVVRNVRGVTGFVGPSSKPVALTDDEVANLGVEQRVLEINYGEGDNVKIMDGPLEGYIGVVEEISKEKKKVRVIVSMFGRETPIELYLDQVRPLE; the protein is encoded by the coding sequence ATGGCAGACGTGGCAAAGTGGTATGTCATTCACACCTATTCGGGATACGAGAATAAGGTCATGACCAACCTTGAGAAAATCGTGGAAAACCGCAAGCTGCACGATCTGATTGAGGACATCAAAGTCCCGACCGAAAAAGTGGTCGAAGTGCGCGACAACAAGAGCAAGGAAATCGAGCGCAAGGTCTTTCCGGGCTATGTGCTCGTCAAGATGGTGATGACCGACGAGAGCTGGTATGTCGTGCGCAACGTGCGCGGCGTGACCGGGTTTGTCGGCCCGTCCTCAAAGCCCGTCGCGCTGACTGACGACGAGGTGGCAAACCTCGGCGTCGAGCAGAGAGTGCTCGAAATCAACTACGGCGAGGGCGACAACGTCAAAATTATGGACGGGCCGCTCGAGGGTTACATCGGCGTCGTGGAGGAGATCAGCAAGGAGAAGAAAAAAGTGCGCGTGATCGTGTCCATGTTTGGCCGCGAGACGCCCATTGAGCTCTATCTCGACCAGGTTCGGCCGCTCGAATAA
- the rplK gene encoding 50S ribosomal protein L11, with the protein MAQKVVGYIKLQIPAGKATPAPPVGPALGQHGVNIMAFTKEFNERTKNDIGYIIPVVITVYADRSFSFITKTPPAAVLIKKAANIESGSGVPNKTKVATLTSEQVRKIAETKMPDLNASSVESAMKMIAGTARSMGVVVED; encoded by the coding sequence ATGGCTCAAAAAGTAGTGGGTTATATCAAGCTCCAGATCCCGGCAGGCAAAGCCACCCCGGCACCGCCTGTAGGACCTGCATTGGGTCAGCACGGCGTCAACATCATGGCATTTACGAAGGAATTCAACGAGAGAACGAAGAATGACATCGGCTATATCATCCCGGTTGTCATCACGGTCTACGCGGATCGCTCCTTCTCCTTTATTACCAAAACACCGCCGGCCGCGGTCCTGATTAAGAAAGCGGCCAATATTGAGAGCGGCTCCGGTGTGCCGAACAAGACCAAGGTAGCGACCTTGACAAGCGAGCAGGTCAGAAAGATCGCCGAGACGAAAATGCCCGACCTGAACGCGAGCAGCGTCGAGTCTGCGATGAAGATGATCGCGGGCACTGCCAGAAGCATGGGTGTCGTCGTCGAAGACTGA
- the rplA gene encoding 50S ribosomal protein L1 has protein sequence MKRGKHYQDSAKLIERSKLYDPSEALDLVCKTAKAKFDETIELHVKLGVDSRHADQQVRGAVVLPHGTGKTVRVLVFAKDDKLKEAEAAGADYVGGEDMMQKIQTENWFDFDVVVATPDMMGVVGRLGKVLGPKGLMPNPKAGTVTMDLTRAIAEIKAGKIEYRLDKTNIIHCPIGKASFGVEKLSDNFNTLVDAIIKAKPSAAKGQYIRSCVVASTMGPGIKVNTASRL, from the coding sequence GTGAAAAGAGGAAAACATTATCAGGACAGCGCCAAGCTGATCGAGAGATCCAAGCTCTACGATCCCTCTGAGGCGCTTGATCTTGTCTGCAAGACCGCCAAGGCGAAATTCGACGAGACCATCGAGCTGCATGTGAAGCTCGGCGTCGACTCGAGACATGCCGACCAGCAGGTCCGCGGCGCGGTCGTTCTGCCGCACGGAACCGGCAAGACCGTCCGTGTGCTCGTCTTTGCGAAAGACGATAAGCTCAAAGAGGCCGAGGCGGCCGGCGCCGACTATGTCGGCGGCGAGGACATGATGCAGAAGATTCAGACCGAGAACTGGTTTGACTTTGACGTCGTCGTTGCGACTCCCGACATGATGGGCGTCGTGGGACGTCTCGGTAAAGTGCTCGGCCCGAAGGGCCTCATGCCGAACCCGAAAGCCGGTACCGTCACCATGGATCTGACCCGCGCGATCGCCGAGATCAAAGCCGGTAAGATCGAGTACCGTCTCGACAAGACCAACATCATCCACTGCCCGATCGGCAAGGCGTCGTTCGGCGTGGAAAAGCTCTCCGATAACTTCAACACCCTGGTCGACGCCATCATCAAGGCGAAGCCGTCGGCTGCAAAGGGCCAGTATATCAGAAGCTGTGTCGTGGCGTCCACCATGGGCCCCGGCATCAAGGTCAATACCGCGTCCCGCCTGTAA
- a CDS encoding DUF4177 domain-containing protein, which produces MTRGRTAKHYEYKFVKASARAGRGAAPGGAFEACQDAILAGAQQGWRFQQIVISFNERTGVYGAGCYPIIFEKEAD; this is translated from the coding sequence ATGACACGGGGGCGCACCGCGAAACACTACGAATACAAATTCGTGAAAGCATCTGCAAGGGCCGGACGGGGAGCGGCGCCGGGCGGCGCCTTTGAGGCGTGCCAAGACGCGATTCTGGCCGGGGCGCAGCAGGGCTGGCGCTTCCAGCAGATCGTCATCTCTTTCAATGAGAGAACCGGAGTATACGGCGCCGGATGCTACCCGATTATCTTTGAAAAAGAGGCGGACTAG
- a CDS encoding MFS transporter, whose product MRQSDRFDHTLRASYLGYVTQAIVNNFAPLLFLSFQSEYAIALGQITLLVSVNFGVQLLVDLLASRCADRIGYRPLIVAAHLFAAAGLAGLGILPELFGAPFAGLLTAVCLTSVGGGLIEVLISPIVEACPMAQKSSAMSLLHSFYCWGQVFVVLASTLFFAAAGIENWRLLALLWALLPLGNALYFSRVPLRSLEEHGGGLSLRALLSGRLFWIFALLMVCAGAAEQAMSQWASAFAEAGLGVSKAAGDLAGPCLFAALMGTARLLHAKFGRPGGEARVMALSAVGSACGFLLAAAAPLPALSLLGCALCGLSAGVLWPGTFSLAARECAGGTAMFALLALAGDLGCAAGPAVVGTVADHFGGSLRAGLGAAVLFAVLLLVGLAARKHTEPVTQENSGTI is encoded by the coding sequence ATGCGACAGAGCGACCGCTTCGATCACACCCTGCGCGCAAGCTATCTCGGCTATGTGACGCAGGCCATCGTCAACAACTTCGCCCCGCTGCTGTTTTTAAGCTTTCAGAGCGAGTACGCCATTGCTCTCGGGCAGATCACCCTGCTCGTCTCGGTGAACTTCGGCGTCCAGCTGCTGGTGGATCTTCTCGCCTCGCGCTGTGCCGACCGCATCGGCTACCGCCCCCTGATCGTGGCCGCCCATCTCTTCGCGGCGGCGGGCCTTGCGGGGCTCGGCATTCTGCCGGAGCTGTTCGGCGCGCCTTTTGCAGGACTTCTCACGGCGGTCTGTCTCACCTCCGTCGGCGGCGGGCTGATTGAGGTGCTGATCAGCCCCATTGTCGAGGCCTGCCCCATGGCCCAAAAATCGAGCGCCATGAGTCTTCTCCACTCGTTCTACTGCTGGGGCCAGGTCTTTGTCGTGTTGGCGTCCACACTCTTTTTTGCCGCCGCGGGCATTGAAAACTGGCGGCTGCTTGCTCTGCTCTGGGCCCTTCTGCCGCTGGGAAACGCCCTGTATTTTAGCCGTGTGCCCCTGCGGTCTCTGGAGGAGCACGGCGGCGGGCTTTCCCTGCGCGCGCTGCTCTCGGGGCGGCTCTTCTGGATCTTCGCGCTGCTGATGGTCTGCGCCGGGGCGGCGGAGCAGGCCATGAGCCAGTGGGCCTCCGCCTTTGCCGAGGCCGGGCTCGGGGTCTCCAAGGCCGCGGGTGACCTCGCGGGGCCCTGTCTCTTCGCGGCGCTCATGGGCACGGCGCGGCTGCTTCACGCAAAGTTCGGCAGGCCCGGCGGCGAGGCCCGTGTGATGGCACTGAGCGCCGTGGGCAGCGCCTGCGGCTTTCTGCTCGCAGCCGCCGCTCCTCTCCCCGCGCTGTCACTGCTCGGATGCGCGCTGTGCGGACTGTCGGCAGGCGTTCTGTGGCCGGGGACATTCAGTCTCGCGGCGCGCGAGTGCGCAGGGGGAACGGCAATGTTCGCGCTGCTCGCCCTCGCGGGGGATCTGGGCTGCGCGGCGGGTCCGGCGGTCGTCGGAACGGTCGCGGACCACTTTGGCGGCAGTCTGCGGGCGGGTCTCGGCGCCGCCGTTCTCTTTGCGGTGCTGCTTCTCGTCGGGCTCGCCGCACGAAAGCACACAGAGCCGGTCACACAAGAGAACAGCGGGACAATATGA
- a CDS encoding phosphoribosyltransferase family protein: MSYYDITVAGVTRSLPIIQIAPNLAIASFVILGDCELVTAAAPEIAKRLPEVDYLVTAEAKGIPLANELSRLLGLPYYIVARKSIKPYMKTPLTDEVDSITTQKTQTLCLDGKDALVIKGKRIAIVDDVISTGESLSAIERLVEKAGAEVVAKAAILAEGDAAKRTDIIYLEELPLFPAE, translated from the coding sequence ATGTCTTACTACGATATCACCGTGGCGGGTGTCACGCGCAGCCTGCCCATCATTCAGATCGCGCCCAATCTCGCCATTGCGAGCTTTGTCATTCTCGGTGACTGCGAGCTGGTCACCGCCGCCGCGCCCGAGATCGCAAAGCGTCTGCCCGAGGTCGACTATCTCGTCACGGCCGAGGCCAAGGGCATCCCGCTGGCAAATGAGCTGTCGCGGCTACTGGGGCTGCCTTACTACATCGTCGCCCGCAAGAGCATCAAGCCCTATATGAAGACCCCGCTGACCGACGAGGTCGACTCCATCACCACCCAGAAGACCCAGACGCTCTGTCTCGACGGCAAGGACGCGCTGGTCATCAAGGGCAAACGCATCGCCATTGTGGACGACGTCATCTCCACCGGCGAGTCGCTCAGCGCCATCGAGCGCCTGGTGGAGAAAGCCGGGGCTGAGGTTGTGGCCAAGGCCGCCATTCTCGCCGAGGGCGATGCCGCAAAGCGCACCGACATCATCTACCTCGAGGAACTGCCGCTCTTTCCGGCGGAATAA
- the ytvI gene encoding sporulation integral membrane protein YtvI, whose product MIESDRGKLHFIINIVFFAVVAALCYLALRLFALCVPFLIAFLIASLIEPVVGFLCRRLRLRRRSVVSFLCVFALLGLIGWGLWALVSRLLYELNSLAAVLPEFVASFTERCTGYWESLKRSFGALPDGMSGLVSSAVSSLVERLPGLAVDLSVWALGFATAFASGLPGALIVSVVTVVAAIFISGDLHRIKAFVYLQIPDRLRTVLFETREFLFSTVFRMLRAYALIITLTFVELSVGFAIIGVRYPIVFGLVVALIDILPVLGVGTVLIPWAVGALFAGEYALAMSLALLYLVITGVRQMVEPNIVGRQIGLDPLVSLICFYVGWKTLGFAGIFLFPVAFLLLKHLRELGYVRLWNSPHKKVRR is encoded by the coding sequence TTGATCGAATCCGATCGCGGAAAGCTCCACTTCATCATCAACATTGTCTTCTTTGCGGTGGTCGCGGCGCTCTGCTATCTCGCGCTGCGGCTGTTTGCGCTGTGCGTGCCGTTTCTCATCGCCTTTCTCATCGCGTCGCTCATCGAGCCTGTCGTCGGCTTTCTCTGCCGCAGGCTGCGCCTGCGCCGCCGGTCGGTGGTGAGCTTTCTGTGCGTCTTCGCTCTGCTGGGGCTGATCGGCTGGGGGCTCTGGGCGCTCGTGTCGCGGCTGCTCTATGAGCTGAATTCCCTCGCGGCCGTGCTGCCTGAATTTGTCGCCTCGTTTACCGAGCGGTGCACCGGCTACTGGGAGTCCCTCAAGCGCTCATTCGGCGCGCTGCCCGACGGCATGTCGGGCCTTGTGAGCAGTGCGGTCAGCTCTCTCGTCGAGCGGCTGCCGGGGCTTGCGGTCGATCTGTCAGTCTGGGCTCTGGGCTTTGCAACCGCCTTTGCCTCAGGGCTGCCCGGCGCCCTGATTGTAAGCGTTGTAACCGTTGTGGCCGCCATTTTTATCAGCGGCGACCTGCACCGCATCAAGGCCTTTGTCTATCTGCAAATTCCCGACCGGCTCCGGACCGTGCTCTTTGAGACAAGGGAATTTCTCTTCTCAACCGTCTTTCGCATGCTGCGCGCCTACGCGCTGATCATCACGCTCACCTTTGTCGAGCTGTCGGTGGGCTTTGCCATCATCGGCGTGCGCTACCCGATCGTCTTCGGCCTCGTCGTCGCGCTCATCGACATTCTGCCCGTGCTCGGCGTGGGCACGGTGCTCATTCCGTGGGCGGTCGGCGCCCTGTTTGCGGGGGAGTATGCCCTCGCGATGTCGCTGGCGCTTCTCTATCTTGTCATCACCGGCGTGCGCCAGATGGTGGAGCCGAACATCGTCGGCCGCCAGATCGGTCTCGATCCGCTGGTGTCGCTGATCTGCTTTTATGTGGGCTGGAAGACTCTGGGCTTTGCCGGCATCTTTCTCTTTCCGGTGGCCTTTCTTCTGCTCAAGCATCTGCGTGAACTCGGCTATGTGCGCCTGTGGAACAGCCCCCACAAAAAAGTTCGCCGCTGA
- a CDS encoding ACT domain-containing protein, which translates to MEREHKFYLVESSVLPRVFKKVVETKRRLQTGKSKTINEAVRETGISRSAYYKYKDYVFPFYDKDKDKIITFTIVLRDEPGVLHQLVGLFSKLKCNIMTINQSIPNNGVATVTVSIETGSMKTDVDALVKSLANVRGAIEVKVSGRE; encoded by the coding sequence ATGGAGAGGGAACACAAATTCTACCTTGTGGAATCCTCGGTGCTGCCGAGGGTATTTAAAAAGGTGGTGGAGACCAAGCGCCGTCTGCAGACGGGCAAGAGCAAGACCATCAACGAGGCGGTCCGCGAGACGGGAATCTCCCGCAGCGCCTACTACAAATACAAGGACTATGTCTTTCCATTCTATGACAAGGACAAAGATAAAATTATCACCTTTACCATTGTTCTGCGCGACGAGCCGGGCGTGCTGCACCAGCTGGTGGGTCTCTTCTCCAAGCTCAAGTGCAACATCATGACCATCAACCAGTCGATCCCGAACAACGGCGTGGCGACCGTGACGGTCTCGATTGAGACCGGTTCCATGAAGACCGATGTGGACGCGCTCGTCAAGAGCCTTGCCAATGTCCGCGGCGCCATTGAGGTAAAGGTCTCCGGCCGGGAGTAA
- a CDS encoding homoserine dehydrogenase, whose amino-acid sequence MQDRKIALLGHGVVGSGVMEVLTKNHDSIAKKAGFPIEVKYILDLRDFPELPYHDRFVKDFNVILNDPEISVVVEVLGGLHPAYDFTKAALLAGKSVVTSNKEVVATCGAELVNLARQQGQSYLFEASVGGGIPIIRPLHQCLAANQLDEICGILNGTTNYILTRMMKAGLGFDDALAEAQQKSYAERDPSADIEGVDACRKICILAALAFGRHIYPQHVHTEGITKLTLADTNYAEEHGYAVKLLGRAVRQGDGAVYAVVAPFLVSHDNPLSNVEDVFNGILVKGDAIGDVMFYGRGAGKLPTASAVVADVIDIVKNEAHHKQMLWEDSGENLVSDYTAMTYRFYLRVQGADRREELERTFGGECDTVGGDLALITRPMREADFRSAAAAFSPLGVIRVLDD is encoded by the coding sequence ATGCAGGATCGCAAGATCGCGCTTCTGGGACACGGAGTCGTGGGCTCCGGCGTAATGGAAGTATTGACAAAAAACCATGACAGTATAGCCAAAAAGGCGGGCTTTCCCATTGAGGTCAAGTACATTCTCGATCTCAGAGACTTTCCCGAGCTGCCCTACCACGACCGGTTTGTCAAGGATTTCAACGTCATTTTAAATGACCCGGAGATCTCGGTGGTCGTCGAGGTGCTCGGCGGGCTCCATCCGGCATATGATTTTACAAAGGCCGCGCTGCTCGCGGGCAAGAGCGTCGTCACCTCGAACAAGGAGGTTGTGGCGACCTGCGGCGCCGAGCTTGTCAATCTCGCGCGGCAGCAGGGGCAGAGCTATCTGTTCGAGGCGAGCGTCGGCGGCGGTATCCCGATCATCCGCCCGCTTCACCAGTGCCTCGCGGCAAACCAGCTCGACGAGATCTGCGGCATATTGAACGGCACCACAAACTACATTCTCACCCGTATGATGAAAGCGGGGCTCGGCTTTGACGACGCGCTCGCCGAGGCCCAGCAAAAGAGCTATGCCGAGCGCGACCCGAGCGCCGACATCGAGGGGGTCGACGCCTGCCGCAAGATCTGTATCCTCGCGGCGCTCGCATTCGGCCGCCACATCTACCCGCAGCACGTCCACACCGAAGGAATCACGAAGCTCACGCTGGCTGATACGAACTACGCCGAGGAGCACGGCTACGCAGTCAAGCTGCTCGGGCGCGCCGTCCGGCAAGGAGACGGCGCGGTGTACGCCGTGGTCGCGCCGTTTCTGGTCAGCCACGACAACCCGCTGTCAAACGTCGAGGACGTGTTCAACGGCATTCTCGTCAAGGGCGACGCCATCGGCGACGTCATGTTCTACGGCCGTGGCGCCGGCAAACTGCCCACCGCAAGCGCCGTGGTCGCCGACGTCATCGACATTGTCAAAAATGAGGCCCATCACAAGCAGATGCTCTGGGAGGACAGCGGGGAGAATCTCGTCTCGGATTACACCGCCATGACCTACCGCTTCTATCTGCGCGTACAGGGCGCCGACCGCCGGGAGGAGCTCGAGCGGACTTTCGGCGGCGAGTGCGACACGGTCGGCGGCGACCTTGCACTCATCACGCGCCCCATGCGCGAGGCGGATTTCCGGAGCGCGGCCGCGGCTTTCTCACCGCTCGGTGTGATCCGCGTTTTAGACGACTGA
- the thrB gene encoding homoserine kinase produces MIRVKVPATSANVGPGFDSLGIALDLYNFVEMQECERIVVESDAAVPTDENNLIVKTAQKLYEHCGRRFTGIHIRQENHVPMTRGLGSSSTCIAAGVLGANRLLGDPLSPQEALDFAVALEGHPDNVAPAILGGFVVSALEDGHVSCCKAALPDTLSFVGFIPDFMLSTAKARAALPKQIAHRDAVYNLSRAALMTAALLTGRHELIRTAIGDALHQPYRLPLIAGGEEVFRLSRELGALGTYISGAGPTIMSMVDKRDESFYNSAVDYIDKNLPNYRVLRFHVDNTGTQIL; encoded by the coding sequence ATGATACGCGTAAAAGTGCCGGCGACCAGCGCCAATGTCGGTCCCGGCTTCGACAGTCTCGGCATCGCGCTCGACCTCTACAACTTTGTGGAGATGCAGGAGTGTGAGCGCATTGTCGTCGAGAGCGACGCCGCAGTGCCGACCGATGAGAACAACCTCATTGTCAAAACCGCCCAAAAGCTCTATGAGCACTGCGGGCGGCGCTTTACGGGCATCCACATCCGGCAGGAGAACCATGTGCCCATGACCCGCGGACTCGGCAGCAGCTCCACCTGCATCGCGGCGGGGGTGCTCGGGGCAAACCGCCTGCTCGGCGACCCGCTCTCCCCGCAGGAGGCGCTCGACTTTGCCGTGGCGCTCGAGGGGCATCCCGACAATGTCGCCCCCGCGATTCTCGGCGGGTTTGTGGTGTCGGCCCTCGAGGACGGACACGTGAGCTGCTGTAAGGCGGCTCTGCCCGACACGCTCAGCTTTGTGGGATTTATTCCCGACTTCATGCTCAGCACGGCCAAGGCCCGCGCCGCGCTGCCAAAGCAGATCGCCCACCGGGACGCGGTCTACAATCTCTCCCGCGCGGCTCTGATGACGGCGGCGCTTCTCACCGGCCGCCACGAGCTGATCCGCACGGCAATCGGCGATGCGCTCCACCAGCCCTACCGGCTGCCGCTGATCGCGGGCGGGGAGGAGGTCTTCCGCCTGAGCCGCGAACTCGGGGCGCTCGGCACCTACATCAGCGGCGCGGGGCCGACCATCATGTCCATGGTGGACAAACGCGACGAAAGCTTTTATAATAGTGCAGTGGACTATATTGACAAAAATCTGCCAAACTACCGGGTTCTCCGGTTTCATGTGGATAATACCGGCACACAAATTTTATGA
- a CDS encoding aspartate kinase, whose protein sequence is MSLIVQKFGGSSVANAERLENVARLVTDTYREGNSVVVVVSAQGDTTDDLIAKAHEINDNPSNREMDMLLSTGEQISIALLAMAIEKLGFPVISLTGWQVGMKTDSNCGRARIKECSAERIRSELDKKKIVIVAGFQGINKYDDITTLGRGGSDTTAVALAAVLHADCCQIYTDVEGVYTSDPRRVPNAHKLEEITYDEMLELASLGAQVLHNRSVEMAKKYNVKMEVLSSFVKVPGTIVKEVCKLEKMEIRGVAKDLNVARIALMGVADEPGMAFRVFSALARKNIDVDIIIQSQGRDGTNDISFSVTKESLQPALDLMEEIKDVVKAKEIIYDENVAKISIVGAGMTSKPGVAAKMFEALYEKSINIEMITTSEIKVSVLIRAEDADRALVAVHDKFIGA, encoded by the coding sequence ATGAGTCTGATTGTTCAAAAATTTGGCGGTAGCTCCGTTGCCAATGCCGAGCGGCTGGAAAATGTCGCGCGACTGGTCACCGACACCTACCGCGAGGGCAACTCCGTGGTGGTCGTCGTGTCCGCGCAGGGCGATACGACCGACGACCTCATCGCGAAAGCGCATGAGATTAACGACAATCCCTCGAACCGCGAGATGGATATGCTGCTGTCGACCGGCGAGCAGATCTCGATTGCGCTGCTGGCGATGGCGATTGAAAAGCTCGGTTTTCCGGTCATTTCGCTGACCGGCTGGCAGGTGGGTATGAAAACCGACTCAAACTGCGGGCGCGCGCGCATCAAAGAGTGCTCGGCGGAGCGCATCCGCTCGGAGCTCGACAAGAAGAAAATCGTCATCGTGGCGGGCTTCCAGGGCATCAACAAGTACGACGACATCACGACGCTCGGCCGCGGCGGCTCGGATACCACCGCCGTCGCGCTGGCGGCCGTGCTCCATGCCGACTGCTGCCAGATTTACACCGATGTCGAGGGTGTCTACACCTCCGACCCGAGACGCGTACCAAACGCCCACAAACTCGAGGAGATCACCTACGACGAGATGCTCGAGCTCGCCTCGCTCGGCGCGCAGGTGCTGCACAACCGTTCGGTGGAGATGGCCAAAAAATACAATGTGAAAATGGAAGTGCTCTCAAGCTTCGTCAAGGTGCCGGGCACGATTGTCAAGGAGGTTTGTAAATTGGAGAAGATGGAAATCAGAGGCGTTGCCAAAGATTTGAATGTCGCGAGAATTGCGCTGATGGGTGTGGCGGATGAGCCGGGGATGGCGTTTCGGGTGTTCTCCGCTCTCGCACGCAAGAACATTGACGTGGATATCATCATCCAGTCCCAGGGCCGCGACGGCACAAACGACATCAGTTTCTCCGTGACCAAGGAGTCGCTGCAACCGGCGCTCGACCTCATGGAGGAGATCAAGGACGTCGTCAAGGCCAAGGAGATCATCTACGACGAAAACGTGGCGAAGATCTCGATTGTCGGCGCCGGCATGACCAGCAAGCCCGGCGTCGCCGCCAAGATGTTTGAGGCGCTCTACGAGAAGAGCATCAACATTGAGATGATCACCACCAGTGAAATCAAGGTCTCGGTGCTCATTCGCGCCGAGGACGCCGACCGCGCGCTCGTGGCGGTGCACGACAAATTCATCGGGGCCTGA
- a CDS encoding NAD-dependent epimerase/dehydratase family protein has translation MLTELGFDRENDLFLVTGAAGFIGSNLMEAIAEEGFRVRGLDDYSLGKKETVSRLQKEYSIEFVSGSVADFEVCKRACKGVSYVLHQAAWGSVPRSLAQPLDYDRMNITGTLNMMQAAREQGVRRFVYASSSAVYGDIEASTMVEGLEGNAPSPYALTKQVDELYARLYSTVYGLECVGLRYFNVYGKNQDPHGAYAAVIPIFIKALLENREPTIFGDGSATRDYIHVSDVVRANLLAAKAPAAAVGEAFNIGSGRETSLNRLFSIIRDTLCIEIEPIYEPERPGDVPHSVASVSKARDVLGFESEVELREGIKKTIEWYRNNL, from the coding sequence ATGCTTACTGAACTGGGATTTGACAGGGAGAACGACCTGTTTCTCGTGACGGGAGCCGCCGGCTTCATCGGCTCAAACCTGATGGAGGCGATTGCCGAAGAGGGCTTTCGCGTGCGCGGGCTCGACGACTATTCGCTCGGCAAAAAGGAGACCGTCAGCCGCCTGCAAAAAGAGTACTCGATCGAATTTGTCTCGGGCAGCGTCGCGGACTTTGAGGTCTGCAAACGCGCCTGCAAGGGCGTGAGCTATGTGCTGCACCAGGCGGCGTGGGGGTCCGTGCCGCGGTCGCTCGCACAGCCGCTCGACTACGACCGTATGAACATCACGGGGACACTCAACATGATGCAGGCTGCGCGTGAACAGGGCGTCAGACGCTTTGTCTACGCCTCCTCCTCGGCGGTCTACGGCGACATAGAGGCGAGCACCATGGTCGAGGGGCTCGAGGGCAATGCCCCGTCGCCCTACGCGCTGACAAAGCAGGTGGACGAGCTCTACGCCAGACTCTACTCGACGGTCTACGGCCTTGAGTGCGTCGGGCTTCGCTACTTCAACGTCTACGGCAAGAATCAGGACCCGCACGGCGCATATGCGGCGGTCATCCCGATCTTCATCAAGGCGCTGCTCGAAAACCGCGAGCCGACCATTTTTGGCGACGGCAGCGCGACGCGCGACTACATCCATGTGTCGGATGTGGTGCGAGCGAATCTGCTCGCGGCAAAGGCGCCGGCGGCCGCCGTGGGCGAGGCGTTCAACATCGGCTCAGGGCGGGAGACGAGTCTCAACCGGCTCTTCTCCATCATCCGCGACACGCTGTGCATCGAGATCGAGCCGATCTATGAGCCCGAGCGGCCGGGCGACGTGCCCCACTCGGTGGCGAGTGTGTCAAAGGCCCGCGACGTGCTCGGCTTCGAGAGCGAAGTGGAGCTGCGCGAGGGCATCAAAAAGACCATAGAGTGGTACCGCAACAACCTGTGA